A genomic region of Papaver somniferum cultivar HN1 chromosome 7, ASM357369v1, whole genome shotgun sequence contains the following coding sequences:
- the LOC113297177 gene encoding actin-related protein 2/3 complex subunit 5A-like, with product MARQVGVMETENIEAIITRIEHKSRKIESLLKQLKPVEALKTALEGSPPKTRDERCKSANWIVVHRALMAIKDVDGMFSSLDPEYYDILMKYLYRGLSTGDRLICDQCLRIHEKLTERAGLGCILRCLADTVNTV from the exons ATGGCAAGACAAGTAGGGGTCATGGAGACAGAGAACATCGAAGCTATAATTACCAGAATTGAACATAAATCTCGAAAGATTGAAAGCTTACTTAAACA ATTGAAACCAGTTGAGGCACTTAAAACGGCTCTTGAAGGATCACCTCCAAAGACTAGAGATGAAAGATGCAAG TCCGCAAATTGGATTGTGGTTCATAGAGCATTGATGGCTATAAAAGATGTAGATGGAATGTTTTCTTCTTTGGATCCTGAGTATTATGACATTCTTATGAA GTATCTGTATAGAGGATTATCTACAGGAGACCGTCTCATATGCGATCAATGCCTCAGGATCCATGAAAAGCTTACGGAAAGGGCAGGTTTAGGATGCATTCTCCGGTGCCTTGCCGACACTGTAAACACAGTATGA